From one Brevibacterium sp. 'Marine' genomic stretch:
- a CDS encoding ferritin-like fold-containing protein, with the protein MPDSVPLAGNDAATLALVAFGELTGFERMATNATTAADLDDKVILARLASQSFANFEQLSQHIDQMGQDVIELCQHFEPTFSTLAERTRPRDWYESLMKGFVFDGIMNDFYRTAVDELAEPGYSLAIAILDDTRASEYARNRLTTEVAVDTQLASRLALWGRKLVAETLGRARSLLTDPFLGLDEDLVVELIPAVTSNHSKRMSALGLVA; encoded by the coding sequence ATGCCCGATTCTGTCCCATTGGCCGGTAATGATGCTGCAACGCTCGCGCTTGTCGCGTTCGGCGAGCTGACCGGTTTCGAACGTATGGCCACAAACGCGACGACCGCAGCGGATCTGGATGACAAGGTCATCCTGGCGCGGCTGGCCTCTCAGTCATTCGCGAACTTCGAACAGCTCTCACAGCACATCGATCAGATGGGCCAGGATGTGATCGAGCTCTGTCAGCATTTCGAACCGACCTTCAGCACTCTGGCTGAAAGGACTCGTCCTCGCGACTGGTACGAAAGCCTCATGAAGGGTTTCGTCTTCGACGGAATCATGAATGATTTCTACCGCACGGCGGTGGACGAACTCGCGGAGCCCGGATACAGCCTGGCTATTGCAATTCTCGATGATACACGTGCCAGCGAATATGCGCGCAATCGTCTGACCACCGAAGTGGCCGTCGACACACAGTTGGCCTCACGATTGGCGCTGTGGGGGCGCAAGCTCGTCGCTGAGACCCTGGGCCGGGCCCGCAGTCTGCTCACCGACCCGTTCCTCGGGCTCGACGAAGATCTCGTCGTCGAACTGATCCCGGCGGTGACGTCGAACCATTCGAAGCGGATGTCGGCGCTCGGCCTCGTCGCCTGA
- a CDS encoding DUF3107 domain-containing protein: MEIKIGVKQTQREIIVETDEDAKALVARIEEKIQSEGLLTFTDTKGRQVFVPSASLGYLEIGAETSRRVGFSA, from the coding sequence ATGGAAATCAAGATCGGCGTCAAGCAGACCCAGCGTGAGATCATCGTCGAAACGGATGAGGATGCGAAGGCACTCGTCGCCCGCATCGAAGAGAAGATCCAGTCCGAGGGACTGCTGACCTTCACCGACACGAAGGGCCGTCAGGTCTTCGTTCCCTCCGCTTCGCTCGGCTACCTCGAGATCGGTGCCGAGACGTCGCGTCGCGTGGGCTTCAGCGCCTGA
- a CDS encoding aminoglycoside phosphotransferase, which translates to MDTKALKLTAIAATMLDGFVPTTWTPLPPLDAGVRVLLGDDDQQLVAAAQTRLDRSADIGSAAEAGRIYETLYPHADFTWPRLRAITEVDSDYFDTATPTTVTLADPLPGAPLGDVPIADTARASSFAQALATLHSAAPEPVSDAGFPVEDPSRSQFLILERLDQAASTGRVPSSLLQHWEEEFEKVALWHFLATPIHGCLDETSVYTDQERVLALAEIGRLRVADPAIDLAAASALIDPAALPTFYEEYRSSRPRADEHVISRAELLAEFAVVDWLLEAVDSGDETAVEDAAALLTSFDEVLFGSASDGPTSAHGPATDSASGPVDEADDAATRSSASATAAAGADAPDVEAAITETESADVFIPRAQPTATSSEDDSEFDSEPGSQVRTEPTRDSDDPEIGDDTGSSR; encoded by the coding sequence GTGGATACCAAGGCGCTCAAGTTGACTGCGATCGCGGCGACGATGCTCGACGGCTTCGTCCCGACGACATGGACACCCCTGCCGCCGCTCGACGCCGGAGTCAGAGTCCTCCTCGGCGACGACGATCAGCAGCTCGTCGCAGCGGCCCAGACACGACTCGATCGCTCCGCGGACATCGGTTCGGCCGCAGAGGCCGGACGAATCTATGAGACCTTGTATCCGCACGCAGACTTCACCTGGCCGCGCCTGCGGGCCATCACCGAGGTGGACTCCGATTACTTCGACACTGCCACGCCGACGACGGTGACATTGGCCGATCCGCTCCCGGGCGCACCCCTCGGTGATGTTCCCATCGCCGATACGGCACGGGCCAGTTCGTTTGCGCAGGCTCTGGCGACTCTGCATTCGGCCGCGCCCGAGCCCGTCTCCGATGCGGGATTCCCTGTGGAGGATCCCTCGCGGTCGCAGTTCCTCATCCTCGAACGACTCGATCAGGCGGCGAGCACCGGTCGAGTGCCGTCGTCTCTGCTCCAGCATTGGGAGGAGGAGTTCGAAAAGGTCGCACTGTGGCATTTCCTCGCCACACCCATCCACGGCTGTCTCGATGAGACGAGTGTCTACACCGATCAGGAACGGGTGCTCGCTCTTGCTGAGATCGGCCGTCTGCGCGTCGCCGACCCGGCCATCGATCTGGCCGCGGCATCGGCACTGATCGATCCTGCCGCCCTGCCGACCTTCTACGAGGAATACCGCAGCTCCCGGCCCCGCGCCGATGAGCACGTCATCTCCCGTGCCGAGCTGTTGGCCGAATTCGCGGTGGTCGACTGGCTGCTCGAAGCAGTCGACTCCGGGGATGAGACGGCCGTCGAGGACGCCGCAGCGCTCCTCACGTCATTCGATGAAGTCCTGTTCGGCAGCGCATCCGATGGACCCACCTCTGCTCACGGACCTGCCACGGACTCCGCTTCCGGGCCCGTCGACGAAGCAGACGACGCAGCAACTCGCAGTTCGGCATCAGCGACTGCAGCAGCGGGTGCCGATGCCCCTGATGTCGAAGCCGCGATCACGGAGACCGAGTCCGCCGATGTGTTCATTCCACGAGCTCAACCGACGGCCACATCGTCCGAAGATGATTCGGAGTTCGATTCCGAACCGGGCTCGCAGGTGAGGACCGAACCGACTCGGGACTCCGACGACCCGGAAATCGGCGACGACACCGGCAGCAGCCGCTGA
- a CDS encoding PD-(D/E)XK nuclease family protein, with protein sequence MDEMTQRMGSTLLSGGCLNIIGRPGTGKTTLLESVYAQLVATVEPASVLVLTPDRDHADVLRNRLPLPSDAVLSSAPARSLASFAYGIARAAHTTRTGDDLEFISGADQDVFLADLLAGHELGRSRGPAWPSEITAEVRSTSAFRTEVRDALNRVMEFDFGIRMPEASSETSEHVFDFGRGALDRALADNPDPRWQAVAEILDEYLGIMSMPGYGGIDSATVLALAAFEIFREPAEVTAGRSWTFAPDRVPTVVLADGVQDFPAASWGILEQLRARGSAIALFGSPETVTGRFHGADASIIDRASDDAAFETVVLDRQWDVETALAKVIDGFGARITTRWSTGHMPRPRPEEDETSPAAAAEAPVETHVFEGSASGHRYLARRITNFVEQGHAWSDVALICRNSSSARVIANELRAAGVSIATLMQPLNVDPATAPLLDLLSATPDFDDDESIAELALTLAGSIYVRLDPVQIRRFRRAVRRRFPAPSSTASLAQALRSPIDESSPQGLATISRMLHAAAEVGTSDPHQALWTIWDAAGVAERWQTEALRDPESAVDGYLDSVLRLFALAEKIADRGGFTARSFAGIVAEQDIAQDSLADTAGFADHVLVGTPSSLAHMRVPLVIIAEVNDGVWPNPKLRGGILGLTDLTAVLDSGETVTGDPGYHAHAKRTNLREEGELFYTALSRAQQRAIVTAVTDAETEPSPFFDVLAAGSAEGTDAGDGYAITHEDELPPLTLPEMAAHARAQLLHSAAAADGESSGSASADSPLGTAEDQRDSETQDSETQSWAALMRALSNAGGVVEPPSQWREAEDITTNEPLFTDSDTVRVSPSQVEAFTDCSLRWFLTRHGGDRPMSTAQSLGTIIHAAAENYPEGPTSAIRSFVEGEFASLDFDAEWEREREFDVAMSMADRLGEYIKTTPGRLVGVEAQVYAAGVDADGREWKVTGRLDRVEEVEGGLRIVDFKTGRNVVPGKEMDRHAQLGVYQEAINSGTIRIGEDQEIDAHAFGAELVFLRKSARTVREQSALDVDENPDWALELIDDVSGRMRAASFPARVEPQKCQSCPVRSSCPAIGPKMLEEN encoded by the coding sequence ATGGATGAGATGACGCAGCGAATGGGCAGCACTCTGCTCTCCGGTGGCTGCCTGAATATCATCGGGCGACCGGGAACCGGGAAGACGACTCTGCTGGAGTCGGTCTATGCACAGCTGGTGGCGACGGTCGAGCCGGCATCCGTCCTCGTGCTCACTCCCGATCGTGACCACGCAGATGTGCTGCGCAATCGTCTCCCGCTGCCCTCCGATGCTGTCCTGTCCTCGGCTCCGGCCCGCAGCCTGGCCTCATTCGCGTACGGGATCGCCCGTGCCGCACATACGACGCGGACCGGGGACGACCTCGAATTCATCTCAGGGGCCGATCAGGATGTGTTCCTCGCCGACCTCCTCGCCGGTCACGAACTCGGTCGCTCCCGCGGCCCGGCGTGGCCGTCGGAGATCACGGCCGAGGTGCGGTCGACCTCTGCCTTCCGCACCGAGGTCCGCGACGCGCTCAACCGCGTGATGGAATTCGACTTCGGAATACGTATGCCGGAGGCGTCGTCCGAGACTTCCGAGCATGTCTTCGACTTCGGTCGCGGAGCCCTCGACCGTGCCCTGGCAGACAACCCCGATCCGCGGTGGCAGGCCGTGGCCGAGATCCTCGATGAATACCTGGGCATCATGTCCATGCCCGGCTACGGGGGCATCGACTCCGCGACCGTGCTGGCGCTGGCCGCCTTCGAGATCTTCCGTGAACCCGCCGAGGTGACCGCGGGCCGATCGTGGACCTTTGCTCCCGATCGGGTGCCCACCGTGGTCCTGGCCGACGGTGTTCAGGACTTCCCCGCCGCCAGTTGGGGAATCCTCGAACAGCTGCGGGCGAGGGGGAGTGCGATCGCTCTGTTCGGCTCTCCCGAGACGGTGACCGGGCGATTCCATGGTGCGGACGCGTCGATCATCGACCGAGCCTCGGACGATGCGGCGTTCGAGACGGTCGTCCTCGACCGTCAGTGGGATGTCGAGACTGCGTTGGCGAAGGTCATCGACGGCTTCGGGGCCAGGATCACCACTCGCTGGTCGACCGGTCACATGCCGCGCCCGCGTCCGGAGGAGGACGAGACCTCACCTGCGGCTGCGGCCGAGGCGCCCGTGGAGACGCACGTGTTCGAAGGCAGCGCCTCCGGACATCGGTATCTGGCCCGGCGGATCACGAACTTCGTCGAACAGGGCCACGCGTGGTCTGATGTCGCTTTGATCTGCCGCAATTCCTCGAGCGCACGTGTGATCGCCAACGAGCTGCGAGCCGCAGGGGTCTCGATCGCCACCCTGATGCAGCCGCTCAACGTCGACCCGGCGACCGCACCGCTGTTGGACCTGCTGTCGGCCACTCCGGATTTCGATGATGACGAGTCGATCGCGGAACTCGCGCTGACGCTGGCCGGCAGCATCTACGTCCGCCTCGATCCCGTGCAGATCCGCCGCTTCCGTCGAGCCGTCCGCAGGCGGTTCCCTGCGCCCAGCAGCACGGCTTCGCTGGCGCAGGCACTGCGCAGCCCCATAGATGAATCGTCCCCTCAGGGACTCGCCACGATCTCACGAATGCTCCACGCCGCGGCGGAGGTCGGCACGAGCGACCCCCACCAGGCGCTGTGGACCATCTGGGATGCAGCCGGCGTCGCGGAAAGATGGCAGACCGAAGCGCTGCGCGACCCGGAATCGGCAGTCGACGGCTATCTCGACTCGGTGCTGCGACTGTTCGCCTTGGCCGAGAAGATCGCTGACCGCGGTGGATTCACTGCGCGCTCCTTCGCCGGCATCGTCGCCGAACAGGACATCGCCCAGGACTCCCTGGCCGATACCGCCGGGTTCGCCGATCACGTCCTGGTGGGAACTCCGTCGTCGCTGGCCCATATGCGTGTGCCTCTGGTGATCATCGCCGAGGTCAACGACGGCGTCTGGCCGAATCCTAAGCTGCGCGGCGGAATCCTCGGTCTCACCGATCTCACGGCGGTGCTCGACTCGGGTGAGACGGTCACCGGCGATCCCGGCTACCACGCACATGCGAAAAGGACGAACCTGCGCGAAGAGGGTGAGCTGTTCTACACCGCGCTCAGCCGGGCCCAGCAGCGAGCGATCGTCACCGCAGTCACCGATGCGGAGACCGAACCGTCCCCGTTCTTCGACGTGCTCGCCGCAGGCTCGGCCGAGGGCACCGATGCGGGTGACGGCTATGCGATCACCCACGAGGATGAGCTTCCGCCGCTGACGCTGCCGGAGATGGCCGCCCATGCCCGCGCCCAACTGCTGCATTCGGCCGCAGCAGCCGATGGCGAGTCCTCGGGTTCGGCATCGGCGGATTCGCCCCTCGGCACTGCCGAAGACCAGAGAGACTCTGAGACTCAGGACTCCGAGACACAGTCTTGGGCCGCCCTGATGCGGGCGCTGTCGAATGCCGGTGGAGTGGTCGAGCCACCGTCGCAGTGGCGCGAGGCAGAGGACATCACCACGAACGAGCCGCTGTTCACCGACTCCGATACGGTCCGCGTCTCACCGTCCCAGGTCGAAGCATTCACCGACTGCTCCCTGCGCTGGTTCCTCACCCGCCACGGCGGGGACCGCCCGATGTCGACAGCGCAGAGCCTGGGAACCATCATCCACGCCGCAGCCGAGAACTATCCGGAAGGACCGACCTCCGCGATCCGCAGCTTCGTGGAAGGGGAGTTCGCGTCTCTGGACTTCGATGCCGAGTGGGAGCGTGAGCGGGAATTCGATGTGGCGATGAGCATGGCCGACCGCCTCGGCGAGTACATCAAGACGACCCCCGGTCGTCTGGTCGGCGTCGAAGCACAGGTCTATGCAGCAGGCGTCGACGCCGACGGTCGCGAATGGAAGGTCACCGGTCGACTCGACCGGGTCGAGGAAGTCGAGGGCGGGCTGCGCATCGTCGACTTCAAGACAGGACGGAACGTCGTCCCGGGCAAGGAGATGGACCGGCACGCTCAGCTGGGTGTGTACCAGGAAGCGATCAACTCCGGCACCATCCGCATCGGTGAGGACCAGGAGATCGATGCACACGCCTTCGGGGCCGAACTCGTGTTCCTGCGCAAGTCCGCCCGCACAGTCCGGGAGCAGTCGGCGCTCGACGTCGATGAGAATCCTGACTGGGCACTTGAACTCATCGACGACGTGTCCGGCAGGATGCGTGCCGCGAGCTTCCCCGCCCGGGTGGAGCCGCAGAAATGTCAGTCCTGTCCCGTCCGCTCGTCGTGCCCCGCGATCGGTCCGAAGATGTTGGAGGAGAACTGA
- a CDS encoding ATP-dependent DNA helicase has protein sequence MRFTAEQLAELTAADPAQAFPPSPEQKVIIEADPAQSMKVTAGAGSGKTTVISQRVVWLVANEFVSAEEILGLTFTRKAVGELGGRIRVLLSRLRHNLGHGQDLSLPGLDNPTVSTYNSYAASIVSEHGVSIGIEPETVLLDDAAAHTIAGNLIDATPPEEIPGDFSRETMIADIIALAGQMNDHGRDVDEVTDYLEQCLAALVSSKGKPIDPNGRRAKLEAKIRTARLADAYMRAKRRNLAMDFSDQVRFAQRIIDEVPAAAEAERARWKIVLLDEFQDTSVAQLTLLRDLFASTAVTAVGDPRQAIYGWRGASADNMVRFSADFRDVESLSLSTSWRNDRSILQVANRIAAGLDDSDETPLSARDGAGDGEVSVEISSGAHDPEFLTTGLRALTEWFGTIPAGSSKAVLCRKRAHFAPVAAALEAAGFAVHVHGSSGLLTDPFVADLRAVLTAAVDPMAGDEIMRLISGRMLGLGAGDIAGLQTFTRRQTERRASERAEPDTEEVVAEAIDQATIVEGVDELIDVQRALDQGARTGADKGLVADYQRSGLSTEGLHRLVRLARALRATRSGTGTVSSIIRTAMSETGIDSDIWGLSGSLRNLHRASVDAFLSAASQYSATDDKPSISGFLSWLSLMESHDALSVAEPTTAADAINIMTVHASKGLEFDAVAVPSLVVKDFPTEPRDKEGWMDRTALPYPLRGDRAHLVDFDLREAEFETKKELDEWIGDFIRPRIADAHVGEERRLAYVAFTRAKRHLWLGAELMGSRTVPDAPSPFLTEAIEASGQEVETPEPADESAEDRIETTPWPVPRTRQVAAAQRAADWVEASPEVSLESLAEVPGVIGRYAAQALRIGDRPEAVSAAAMPDRLSATALVAWRRDPQGFRTQTLRPIPTPPSRAAEIGTTFHSWVEQHFGQSSIDVVEDESVRPIDAATVERLQATFSASEFATRRADHVEMSFELVLGRFRVPGKIDAVFITGDHAEVVDWKTSKKPDAAVLEVMKWQLALYRFAILRVHPEIAEVTGTFYFVGSDEVVRFTDLPDEDDVVEWLEANDVD, from the coding sequence ATGCGCTTCACCGCCGAGCAGCTCGCCGAACTCACGGCAGCCGATCCTGCCCAGGCCTTCCCACCCAGTCCGGAGCAGAAGGTGATCATCGAAGCCGACCCCGCACAGTCGATGAAGGTCACCGCCGGGGCGGGCTCAGGAAAGACCACCGTCATCTCGCAGCGCGTGGTGTGGCTGGTCGCCAACGAGTTCGTCTCTGCCGAAGAGATCCTCGGCCTGACCTTCACCCGCAAAGCCGTCGGAGAACTCGGCGGGCGCATTCGCGTGCTCCTCTCCCGTCTGCGGCACAATCTCGGACACGGACAGGACCTGTCCCTGCCCGGCCTCGACAACCCCACGGTGTCGACGTACAACTCCTATGCCGCATCGATCGTCAGCGAACACGGTGTGAGCATCGGCATCGAACCCGAGACGGTCCTTCTCGACGACGCTGCGGCACACACCATCGCCGGGAATCTCATCGATGCGACTCCACCGGAGGAGATCCCCGGAGACTTCTCCCGCGAGACGATGATCGCCGACATCATCGCGCTGGCCGGGCAGATGAATGATCACGGAAGAGACGTCGATGAGGTCACCGACTATCTCGAACAGTGCCTGGCCGCTCTGGTGTCGAGCAAAGGAAAGCCCATCGATCCCAACGGACGACGGGCGAAACTCGAAGCGAAGATCCGAACGGCTCGACTGGCCGACGCCTATATGCGTGCGAAGCGACGCAATCTGGCCATGGACTTCTCGGACCAGGTGCGTTTCGCTCAGCGCATCATCGACGAGGTGCCGGCGGCAGCGGAGGCCGAGAGAGCCCGGTGGAAGATCGTCCTCCTCGACGAATTCCAAGACACGTCGGTGGCTCAGCTGACGCTCCTGCGCGACCTCTTCGCCTCCACCGCCGTCACCGCGGTCGGCGATCCCCGCCAAGCCATCTACGGTTGGCGAGGCGCCAGTGCCGACAACATGGTCCGGTTCTCCGCGGACTTCCGCGATGTCGAGTCTCTGTCGCTGAGCACAAGCTGGCGCAACGACCGCTCGATCCTCCAGGTGGCCAACCGCATCGCCGCCGGCCTCGACGACAGCGATGAGACTCCGCTGTCGGCCCGCGACGGTGCCGGCGACGGCGAAGTCAGCGTCGAGATCAGCTCGGGTGCCCACGATCCCGAATTCCTCACCACCGGGCTGCGCGCCCTGACGGAATGGTTCGGCACCATCCCCGCCGGATCGTCGAAAGCCGTGCTGTGTCGCAAACGCGCCCACTTCGCACCGGTGGCGGCGGCGCTGGAAGCGGCCGGATTCGCGGTTCATGTGCACGGGTCCTCCGGGCTGCTCACCGACCCTTTCGTCGCCGATCTGCGTGCGGTGCTCACGGCCGCGGTCGATCCGATGGCCGGCGACGAGATCATGAGGCTCATCAGCGGCCGAATGCTCGGCCTCGGTGCGGGTGACATCGCGGGGCTGCAGACCTTCACTCGTCGCCAGACCGAGAGACGAGCGTCGGAGCGAGCCGAGCCGGACACCGAGGAGGTCGTCGCCGAAGCCATCGACCAGGCGACGATCGTCGAAGGCGTCGATGAACTCATCGACGTGCAGCGAGCCCTCGATCAGGGGGCTCGGACGGGGGCGGACAAGGGTCTCGTCGCCGACTATCAGCGGTCCGGTCTGAGCACCGAGGGGCTGCATCGTCTGGTCCGTCTGGCTCGCGCGCTGCGCGCCACCCGATCCGGCACGGGCACGGTCAGCTCGATCATCCGCACCGCGATGTCCGAGACCGGAATCGACTCTGACATCTGGGGACTCAGCGGCTCGCTGCGCAATCTGCACCGAGCCTCCGTCGACGCGTTCCTCTCCGCTGCCAGTCAGTACTCGGCCACCGATGACAAGCCCTCGATCTCGGGCTTCCTGTCCTGGCTCAGCCTCATGGAATCCCATGATGCGCTGAGCGTCGCCGAACCGACGACGGCAGCCGACGCGATCAACATCATGACCGTCCACGCCTCGAAGGGGCTGGAGTTCGACGCCGTGGCCGTTCCCTCCCTGGTGGTCAAGGACTTTCCGACCGAACCGCGGGACAAAGAGGGGTGGATGGACCGCACTGCGCTGCCGTACCCGCTGCGCGGCGATCGCGCCCACCTCGTCGATTTCGATCTGCGGGAAGCCGAATTCGAGACGAAGAAGGAGCTGGACGAGTGGATCGGAGACTTCATTCGGCCTCGGATCGCCGACGCGCACGTGGGGGAGGAGCGGCGACTGGCCTATGTGGCGTTCACCCGTGCGAAGAGGCATCTGTGGCTCGGGGCGGAGCTGATGGGTTCGCGAACCGTGCCCGATGCCCCGTCGCCCTTCCTCACCGAAGCGATCGAAGCCTCAGGGCAGGAGGTGGAGACTCCGGAACCTGCAGACGAATCGGCAGAGGACCGGATCGAGACCACTCCCTGGCCGGTACCGCGCACGAGGCAGGTCGCCGCCGCACAGCGAGCCGCGGACTGGGTGGAAGCAAGCCCCGAAGTCAGCTTGGAGTCCTTGGCCGAGGTTCCAGGCGTGATCGGACGCTACGCTGCTCAGGCCCTGCGCATCGGTGACCGCCCCGAAGCCGTATCCGCGGCCGCGATGCCCGACCGCCTGTCTGCCACGGCTCTGGTCGCATGGCGACGAGACCCGCAGGGCTTCCGGACGCAGACCCTGCGCCCGATACCGACCCCGCCGAGTCGGGCAGCCGAGATCGGAACGACCTTCCATTCCTGGGTTGAACAGCACTTCGGTCAGTCGAGCATCGACGTCGTAGAGGACGAATCGGTGCGACCGATCGACGCCGCGACGGTCGAACGGCTGCAAGCGACGTTCTCAGCCTCCGAGTTCGCGACTCGTCGAGCCGATCATGTGGAGATGTCCTTCGAACTCGTCCTCGGCAGATTCCGGGTACCGGGGAAGATCGATGCTGTCTTCATCACCGGGGACCACGCCGAGGTCGTGGACTGGAAGACCTCGAAGAAACCCGATGCCGCGGTGCTCGAGGTGATGAAATGGCAGCTCGCGCTCTACCGGTTCGCGATTCTGCGCGTCCATCCGGAGATCGCCGAGGTGACGGGAACGTTCTACTTCGTCGGCAGTGATGAGGTTGTGCGGTTCACCGATCTGCCTGATGAGGACGACGTCGTCGAATGGCTCGAAGCCAACGACGTCGACTGA
- a CDS encoding TetR/AcrR family transcriptional regulator → MSSPQQRLPRDQRRDQLVGVARSVFATRGYRTTSMDMIAEAAGVSKPVLYQHFDSKQDLYLALIDSSAAHLDSRLAEALGSTTDPHEQIHATYRAYFDFVVSHREEFVIIFNSDVYEPKAEQKLRALRESSATRVVSALKNFARLSDDEAQLLCRALIGTAEVVVKQIDSQRGIDVDTAVELLTQMSWGGLRSFAER, encoded by the coding sequence ATGTCGAGTCCACAACAGAGATTGCCCCGTGACCAGCGCCGCGACCAATTGGTGGGTGTCGCACGCTCCGTTTTCGCCACCCGTGGATATCGGACGACTTCGATGGACATGATCGCCGAGGCTGCCGGTGTGTCCAAGCCCGTGCTCTATCAGCACTTCGATTCCAAGCAGGACCTCTACCTGGCTCTCATCGATTCCTCGGCGGCGCACCTCGACTCCCGTCTGGCCGAGGCTCTGGGGTCGACCACCGATCCGCATGAGCAGATCCACGCGACCTACCGTGCCTATTTCGACTTCGTGGTCTCACACCGCGAGGAGTTCGTCATCATCTTCAATTCGGATGTCTACGAGCCGAAGGCCGAGCAGAAGCTGCGCGCGCTGCGTGAGAGTTCGGCGACACGCGTCGTCTCGGCGCTGAAGAACTTCGCCCGCCTCAGCGACGATGAGGCGCAGCTGCTGTGTCGGGCTCTCATCGGCACCGCTGAGGTCGTCGTCAAGCAGATCGACTCACAGCGCGGTATCGACGTCGACACGGCCGTCGAACTGCTCACCCAGATGAGTTGGGGCGGTCTGCGGTCGTTCGCCGAACGCTGA
- the nudC gene encoding NAD(+) diphosphatase has protein sequence MKPLPPVQPISLARHGIDRDHLTRGQDGDLSDIWASGARAVFEHRGTLLVAGGGLFLTDRELVPEGQTEVYLGRDPRGTRYIGVSLDDDGRSHIDARLEASRARDATDQLTAPGEGIDSSEPIWLPLRHLAETLDDVQVSLACEIVGLGNWHRAHRFSPRTGTPTSPVMGGWVRRDLETGSEHFPRTDPAVIVVIVNTDEDGVERVLLGNNAAWESDRYSLLAGFVEPGETLEHAVVREIWEEAHLEVTDPRYLGSQPWPFPCSLMLGFSAAAPRRDFAADQAEIASLRWFTRAELHSAIADGQVRAPSTISIAGQLLYSWLDNE, from the coding sequence ATGAAGCCATTGCCTCCGGTGCAGCCGATCAGCCTCGCCCGTCACGGAATCGATCGCGACCATCTGACTCGGGGCCAGGACGGCGATCTCAGTGATATCTGGGCCTCGGGAGCCCGAGCCGTCTTCGAACACCGCGGGACCCTGCTCGTCGCCGGCGGGGGACTCTTCCTGACGGATCGGGAACTGGTGCCGGAGGGACAGACGGAGGTCTACCTCGGCCGTGATCCACGCGGCACTCGGTATATCGGAGTGTCCTTGGACGATGACGGTCGCAGCCATATCGACGCCCGACTGGAGGCCTCGCGCGCCCGGGACGCCACCGATCAGCTGACCGCACCGGGAGAGGGCATCGACAGTTCCGAACCCATCTGGCTGCCCCTGCGCCACCTGGCCGAAACCCTCGACGATGTGCAGGTGTCCCTGGCCTGCGAGATCGTGGGTCTCGGAAACTGGCATCGCGCACACCGGTTCTCTCCACGCACCGGCACTCCGACGAGCCCAGTCATGGGCGGATGGGTCCGCCGGGACCTGGAGACCGGAAGCGAACACTTCCCCCGCACCGATCCAGCCGTCATCGTCGTCATCGTCAACACCGATGAGGACGGCGTCGAACGCGTCCTGTTGGGCAACAACGCCGCCTGGGAATCCGACCGGTACTCGCTCTTGGCCGGATTCGTCGAACCCGGTGAGACCCTCGAACACGCCGTGGTCAGGGAGATCTGGGAAGAGGCCCATCTCGAGGTCACCGATCCCCGGTATCTGGGTTCCCAGCCGTGGCCGTTTCCGTGTTCGCTCATGCTCGGGTTCTCGGCAGCGGCTCCCCGCCGGGACTTCGCCGCAGACCAGGCGGAGATCGCCTCCCTGCGCTGGTTCACTCGAGCGGAGCTGCACAGTGCCATCGCGGACGGTCAAGTGCGCGCTCCGTCGACGATCTCCATCGCCGGGCAGCTCCTGTACAGCTGGTTGGACAACGAATGA